TAATTCCTTTGAAGTGTATGCAAATGTTTCTTCTGCCATGAGGTAGAATTATCTATCATAACTTCATCAATCCGCATCGACTGTGTCCCATTTGTAGGAACGGTAATCCATGAAAGTCCATGTGGTGTTTTGATGATATTCCTGTTCCTCCAGTCCCGAACTGTATATTGAACAGAATCAAGAAAAACGAAGTGATCCGCCTTCTGAATGATATGGAAATATCCCTTCCATGGGAGATAATTCGATTGAAGAATTGCAATCTTTTTCATTGTGGATTTCGCAGGAATTTTGCAGGATTACCAGCCCAAATTTCATGTGATGGTATATCAGAGAGAAGAACCGATCCCATTCCTAAAGCTGAATATTCACCAATAGTAACACTTTCACGTACGGTTGCGTTTAGCCCAATATGTACTGCTTCTGAGATGGTTACAAATGAACTTATACACGATTGTGCTGCTAGATGACAATACTTTCCGATAGCTGAATTATGACCGATTGTAGTTCCGGGCATAATAAGACTGCCAAGACCAATCTTCACGCCTGGTGAGATACTCACATTCGGCATGATGACAACACCAGGCTCCAGAACGACATTTGGTGCTACATATGCAGTGGGATGAATGAATGTTGCCAGCGAGGATTCTGGAATATCTAAATTCTGAAATAGTCTGATTCGTTCTTCCTGGCCATCGATCCTGTAGATCGTATTAATAAAGTAGCAGCTGGAATGGAGGAATGCCCTTGCTTCATTGAGTTTGCCAAGAACAGGAAATCCTTCTATAGATTGACCAGCATCAATTCTGTCATTCAAATATCCAGCAAATTCAAATTCGTCATTACCACGTTTTTGCGCATCACAGATCGCTTGAGTAATGACAGAGCCGTTACCAAGACCACCAAGAATAATTATTTTTTTTCTCATTATTTTATCCTATAAATGCATCTATCTCGTAATATGGTTTTCGTTTTGACGGTACTATAAAACATCGCAGATGGGGGAGAATCCTATCGAATACTAATTGAAACATCTTCTTAAGATCATATCCGCTTTTGCCTGAAAATCTTTTATCACGTACAACAGGTATGATCTCGTATTGAAGATGTAATCTGTAAAACTGACTGAGCGTTGTCCCGCAATAATCTAAAGGTTTGATATATGTATCATATACCTCTTTATAAAATGCTCGGAACACTCCAAGATTAGGTGGATGCTGTATATTTGTGACAAGGTTTGAAAACTGGAAGAAAAGATGGGAAATGAAGGTCTTTATGAGATTTGTATACTTTTTTTTCTGTTGTGCAATGACTATTTTCACATTACTATTGCGGAGAGTGGTTAGAAGCAAGGGTATATCTTCGGGTCTGTCTTGAAGATCGCTGTCCATGATTACAATAATTTTGCCCTTTGCTTTTTCTAATCCTGCAGTAATTGCATTAGACTGACCGTAATTTCGTATGAATTTAAGGATTTTAATTCTATTATCCTGATTATGATATTTTTTGAGAATCTCAAAAGAATCATCTGAACTACCATCATCAATAAAAATGATCTCGAATTGAGTTGTTTCCTTTATAAGAACTGGAAGTAATCTATTAAAGAGTTCCGACAGTACTTCCTGATCGTTATATACGGGTACGACTACAGAGAGTTCAGGCATGTTTCAGCACATCCTTCTTGCTTATCTGGCTGATGATACTCCAGATTCCACCAATCAAAGCAGGAACTCCGGTAAGGATCAAAAAATTCATGATCGAAACACTCATTGCTATGGATGGAGACACGCCGATTGTCTGATAAAAATATACGAAAGCACCTTCACGAACACCAAATCCACTTATAGTAACAGGTATTAATGAAATGATCTGAATAATGGGAACCAGTGCGAGGTGGGTTAGGATAGGGATGTCTAATCCATAAGCGCTAAAGAGTATTTTTACATTAACTATTGTTATTAATTGGAATAACAGCATTATCGGCAAGGTGCAAATGATGATTTTTCCGAAAGGAAGTACTGTAAAAGATTTGTGCAGAGAGACAATGAATGAGAATACTTTCTCACTGCGCTTGGCATTTTTCAATTTCTGGGTTAATGTGTTATATGTGAATTTGTTGGCAAGGAGCAAGAATAATCCTGCAATAAGAAGCACCATGACTATGAGGAGAAGTCGGCAAATAACAATTTTCTCTAAATGAACCGTGAAACTGAAACCAATCCCGATCAGGCAAAGGAGCATGAAACCGAGAAATTTTTCTACGACCACAGTACTACCAGCTTTGCCAGGTGTAGCTTTATGTCTTTTTTCGATGAGATACAATCTGATAGCAGCAAAGCCATCTGATGAAGGAAGCATGATGCCCCAGAAAATTGAGATAAAGTTGATTTTCAGGATTTGAAAAATTCCTTCACGAATTCCCGAAAAGTTCAGCATGATCTTCCAACGAATAGCAGCGAGAATTGGGATGAGAACAAGGCTGATAAAAAGCGATACAAAAATCCATTGTGGATGAGGAATTTGAGCAAAACGCTTGAAGAATGAGATATGATATTTGTAAACAATAAAGAAAAGAAGAACAACGGAGATGATGAGTTGTATTACAGGAAAGGACTTTCGTAATTTTGCTGATACTAGACTCATTGTACGATATCCATCATTCTTTGGAGAGATGTTCTTGTGTTATTCATCACATCTTCAGAAAGGATGATCTCACTTCTTTCTTCCAGCAGTGCTTGAACTGCACCACGAAGTGTTGTCATCTTCATGTCATCGCAGATCATTGTCTCGCTTAAAGATACAATATTTTTTTGGGGATAGTGGTATCGCAGCTGTTCATACAGTCCGTATTCGGTTCCGATTATGAGATTATCGTGGTCTTCGGCATAGTCGATCATCTGGCTTGTTGAACAAACAAGATCTGCTACCTTGCATACATTCAATCTACATTCAGGATGAACGAGCAAAGTATATTTGGGATATTTC
This window of the Candidatus Cloacimonadota bacterium genome carries:
- a CDS encoding WbqC family protein is translated as MKKIAILQSNYLPWKGYFHIIQKADHFVFLDSVQYTVRDWRNRNIIKTPHGLSWITVPTNGTQSMRIDEVMIDNSTSWQKKHLHTLQRN
- a CDS encoding NeuD/PglB/VioB family sugar acetyltransferase, whose product is MRKKIIILGGLGNGSVITQAICDAQKRGNDEFEFAGYLNDRIDAGQSIEGFPVLGKLNEARAFLHSSCYFINTIYRIDGQEERIRLFQNLDIPESSLATFIHPTAYVAPNVVLEPGVVIMPNVSISPGVKIGLGSLIMPGTTIGHNSAIGKYCHLAAQSCISSFVTISEAVHIGLNATVRESVTIGEYSALGMGSVLLSDIPSHEIWAGNPAKFLRNPQ
- a CDS encoding glycosyltransferase family 2 protein, translating into MPELSVVVPVYNDQEVLSELFNRLLPVLIKETTQFEIIFIDDGSSDDSFEILKKYHNQDNRIKILKFIRNYGQSNAITAGLEKAKGKIIVIMDSDLQDRPEDIPLLLTTLRNSNVKIVIAQQKKKYTNLIKTFISHLFFQFSNLVTNIQHPPNLGVFRAFYKEVYDTYIKPLDYCGTTLSQFYRLHLQYEIIPVVRDKRFSGKSGYDLKKMFQLVFDRILPHLRCFIVPSKRKPYYEIDAFIG
- a CDS encoding flippase-like domain-containing protein encodes the protein MSLVSAKLRKSFPVIQLIISVVLLFFIVYKYHISFFKRFAQIPHPQWIFVSLFISLVLIPILAAIRWKIMLNFSGIREGIFQILKINFISIFWGIMLPSSDGFAAIRLYLIEKRHKATPGKAGSTVVVEKFLGFMLLCLIGIGFSFTVHLEKIVICRLLLIVMVLLIAGLFLLLANKFTYNTLTQKLKNAKRSEKVFSFIVSLHKSFTVLPFGKIIICTLPIMLLFQLITIVNVKILFSAYGLDIPILTHLALVPIIQIISLIPVTISGFGVREGAFVYFYQTIGVSPSIAMSVSIMNFLILTGVPALIGGIWSIISQISKKDVLKHA